The Streptomyces sp. NBC_01276 genome contains the following window.
AACTTGTTCGAGTGCCATGAGGCCGCGAGCGGCCCCGTCTCTGCCTCGCCGTCACCGATGACGCACGCCACGAGCAGGCCGGGGTTGTCGAAGGCGGCGCCGTAGGCGTGTGCGAGCGAGTAGCCGAGCTCGCCACCCTCGTGGATCGACCCCGGAGTCTCGGGTGCCACATGACTGGGGACCCCGCCGGGGAAGGAGAACTGCCGGAACAGCCTCCGCATCCCTTCGCCGTCCCGGCTGATGTCCGGGTACGTCTCGGTGTACGTGCCCTCCAGCCAGGAGTTCGCCAGGACGGCGGGCCCGCCGTGCCCCGGACCCCAGACGCACAGGGCCTCCTGGCCCCGCTCCTTGATCACCCGGTTGAGGTGGGTGTACACGAGGTTGAGGCCGGGGGAGGTACCCCAGTGGCCGAGCAGCCGTGGCTTGATGTGTTCGGGCCTCAGCGGTTCGGTCAGCAGCGGGTTGTCCATCAGGTAGATCTGCCCGGCGGCCAGGTAGTTGGCGGCGCGCCAGTGGGCGTCGAGCTCGGTGATCGGGTACTGCGTCATCTCCGCTCCTTCGTGCGGCGGACCGAGAAGTTCGTCGACTGGGCCGACATCAACACGGTGCCCCGGACGGCCGCCGGCCGACAGGGGAGAGAGGTCCCCCTTGAGGGACCATCGGACCTTGCGGCAGCGCCACGACGAGGACGACGCCGAGGGCCGACGACGCCAGTGCCGGCCTAGATCCGGGTGTCGTCCTGGTTGCGGCGGCTGTCGGAATCCAGGGCCGTGACGGTGAAGCAGACGGCAGCTCCGAGGCCGAGGAAGAAGAAGACCGGGTTGACGTGGCCGGGGACGGAGACGGCGTAGTCGCCGATGTCGTCGGTCTCGCACACGAAGCGCAGGGGCACGTACTCCACCCGGTAGCCGGTGATCCCTTCCGCCCGCTGCTCCCAGCCCGGGGTACGGCAGGGCGGGATGGGGATCGAGTCCGTGCCGCCGTCCTCCGCCGACATGACCGCGCCGGTGACGTGCAGCAGGCCCCAGGTGTACACGCCCAACGCGATCGCCGCCTGGGCGAAGCCGGCCGTGCGCAGCCAGGCGTGGCTGTCGGCGCGCTGCGGTCCGCCGGCCCGGGCCAGAACACCGATGGCCCGGCCCGCGAAGACGAACGGAAGGATCAGACCGGCCGGGACGAGAAACAAGAGGAAGAAGGCCATCACCCGACTTCAGCAGGGCTGTGGGAGCAAGTGCTGTGGCGTAGCCCACAACTGCGGCAATAAGTTCGTAACTCCGGCGGTTTGGCCGTGGGTCGGTTGGCCTTCGGTCCGTCGATCCGCGGCCTGACACCCTCGGGCTCGGCGTGGACGGTGGTTTCTCGCGCCGCCCCGACGGAATGAGGAGCCGGTCGTCCGGGTTCCAGGGATGGACCGCCGGGGCCTGCCCGGCCAGGACACCTTCAGAGAGAAGAGCATGAAGATGCGTGCCGTCATCCTGTCCGAATACGGTGGCTCCGACGTGCTCCGCGTCGCCGAAGTCCCGACCCCTCGACCGGGCGACGGTCAGATCCGTATCCGGGTCGCCGCAGCCGCGTTGAACCCCGCCGATGCCTTGATCCGTTCCGGCGCGCTGGCCTCGCGCGTCCCCGCGCAGGAGCACTACGTTCCGGGTCTCGACGTCGCCGGAACCGTCGACGCGCTGGGCGGCGGTGTCCGGGGTTTCGCGGTCGGCGACGCCGTGATCGGCTTGTCCGACTGGCCGGACACCCAGGCGGGCACGCACGCCGAGTACGTCGTCCTGCCCGCCACCGCCGTCGCCGCCGCACCCCGGCACGCGAGCCCGGTCCAGGCGGCGACGCTCCCGCTGAACGGACTCACCGCCTGGCAGGCACTGGACCTGCTCGCCGCGGCCGACGGCGCCACCGTGGCGGTCACCGGTGCGGCAGGCGCCGTGGGCGGCTACCTCGTCGAGCTGGCGGCCGCGCGTGGTCTGCGGGTCGTCGCCGTCGCCGGGTCCCAGGACCAGGAACTGGTCCGCGAGTTGGGAGCCACCCTCTTCGTCCCGCGCTCCGAGGACCCCGCCGCTGCGATCCGCGCCACCGTTCCCGGCGGAGTCACCGGGCTGATCGACGCCGCGGCCTTGGGCGGCTCGGTGATCGGCGCGGTGGAAGACGGCGGCACCTTCGTCAGTGTCCGCGGCGCCGGTCCGGCAGCGGAACGCGGGATCCGGGTCTCGCAGGTCCGGGTGCACAGCGACGCGGTGCAGCTCGCCGAACTGGCCGCCCTCGCGGACGCCGGCGGTGTCACCCTGCGGGTGGACCGGACGATGCCCTTCGCGGAAGCCGCCGCGGCCCACGACGCTCTGGCCTCGCGCGGCCTGCGCGGGCGCATCGTCCTCGTCCCCCAATGGAACTGACGGATGCTCGCGGACCGGCCCGACCACGGAGGACCGGCTCGGGCCGGACCCTCTCCTGATCGTGGGGCTGCTCGTCAACCCGCGGTGCACGCCGGTGCCGTGGCCGCCGCCGCATCACGGGGGGCCGACCCGCGCAACGACGAGGCCCCGGGACACGAGCCCCGGGGCCCGGCCGTGTCACTTCACCGACCGCCCGTTGCGACGACCGGTTTCTCAGAGGACGGCACCGGCTTTGACCACGTGCCGAAGGTGGCGCTCGGGACGGGTGAGGACGGCGAGGTCCGCCAGGGGGCGCCGTCCACGACGAGGAGATCGGCGTGCGCGCCCGGCGCGAGGGTGCCGATCTCGCCCTCCATCCGCAGCAGGCGGGCCGCCGTGCTGGTGGCGGAGCGGATCACGTCCGCGGCGGGCTGGACCTCGGCGCGCAGCGTGAACTCCTCCAACTGGGCCGAGTGCAGCGGCCCGAGCAGGTCGCTTCCGAAGACCAGGTTGACTCCCGCCACATGCCCGAGCTGGTACCGGCCGGGGCCGCAGCCGAGCAGGCCGCCGAGGTGATCCTGGCGGCACGCGAGGGCCTGCTCGCCCGTACGGGCTCCTCCGGTGACCGCCGGGTGGTGGAGACGGACGAACCGGTGTGGGACGAGGGCCGGGTCAGCCGCGTCCGCGGCTGACCCGGGGCACAACGGTCATGGCCCGGGCGGCGGAGCCGCCGCCCCGGCGTCGACGGCGCGGCGGGGTTACGGTCGCGCGGGGCGGTGCCCGTCGCGTGCTTCGTGCCTGCGGTCCACCACCGCACGGAGTTTTCCGCTCGTCGGCGTGCGGTCCAGGGCGGAGCCGTGCACCGGCTCGACCGCGAAGTCCAGCAGCTGCTCCGACACGGCCGAGCGCACTTCGGGGTACGCCGCCAGGAAGGCGTCGTGTGCGGCGGTCGGGTCCAGGGTGTCGGTGCGCTCCATGCGGAGGGTGAGGACCTCCCGGACGGGCCCGCTGGTCAGGACGGTCTGGATCTCGCCGCTGTAGTGCAGCCGCTCCTCCGCGATGGCCACGAAGCGGCGGTGGTTGAGGAAGTACGTCGCCACCCGCATCACCTCGCCCAGCCGGCCGAGCAGTTCGAAGCGCGGGGCGTGGCTGCCGCAGGGGCAGCGGCCCGGCAGGGCGCGTCCGAGGTCGCCGATGACGTAGCGGTCGAGGTGCTGGCCGCGGCGGGCGCGGGTGGTGAAGACGAGCCGGCCGGTCTCCCCGGGCGCCACCGGGCGGTCGGCGTCGATCTCGACGATCTCCAGGGTGTGCAGGTCGGCGTGGAGGTGGTGGACGCTGCCGGTGCTGTGCGTGCACTGGTAGCCGAGGGGGCCGAGGTCGGTGCTGCCGTAGGTGATGGAGCGGATGACCTCGATGCCGTAGGTCTCGGTGAGGGTGCGGCGCTGCTCCTCGGTGAAGTGTTCGCCGCCGTAGTAGATCTTGCGGATGCCGCCGTAGGAGCGCAGGAGGTCCGACGCCTCGTGCAGGAGCTGCCAGAGGTAGGAGGGCATCCCGAAGAGGGTGTCCACCTCGTACGCGATGATCATCTCCGCGGTGGCACGGTGGTCGGGCCCGGCGGCCATCGGCATCTGGACGCCGCCGAGGCGCTCCAGGATGGAGAAGAAGCTGATGAACCCGCCGTACATGCCGCCGCAGTAGAAGAGGTTGGCGGTGCGGTCGCGCGCCGGGTCGTAGCCGGCGGCGAGGAGGCCGCGTGCGGCGGCGTGCATCTGCGTGTCGTAGTCCTCGTACGTGAAGAGCGACAGGGCGGGCGTACCGGTGCTGCCTCCGCTGCGGAAGTAGAGCTCGGCGTCGCCCCGGTCGACTCCGCGGTTGAGCTCCTGGACGGCGGCCTTGTCGAGCAGCGGGCCCGCGGGCGCCGGGAAGGCGACCGGGCGGGCGAGGTCGTCGAGGCAGGCGGTGGCGGCGAAGCGCCGGTCGGCCTGGACGGCGACGCGGCGGCTGTAGCGCTGGAGGGCGTACACCCCGTCGTGGGGTTCGCCGGAGTAGCCGGCCGTCATGGCGCCGATGGGCGTGACGCGGGTGGCGCCGGCGGCGAGGACCAGGGCGGACAGCTCGGCGGTGTCGGTCGGGCTGCCCGCGATGCCCGCGGTCTGGAGGTAGCGGCGCATGGGACGCAGCGTCGCGATGAGGTTCTTGCGGGGCAGCGGCTTGACCCACACGCTGCGGTGCAGCGGGGAGGCGGTGAGCGCCGGGCGGGTGTCGGCGATGACGCGCCAGGTACCGTCGGGGGCGGCCAGGACGCGGGTGAAACCGAGGTGTTCCTCCAGGCGGGCGAGGTGCTCGGTGGTGGTCAGCTCGGCGTACTCGGCCGGGTCGAGCTCCACCTCGGCAGGCGCCGGCCGGGCGGCCAGCGCGGCGGCGAGCCGCTCGGCGCACGCGTGGAGTTCCCCGGCGTCCTCGGTGTCGAGGTAGACCACCTGGGGGCTGGAGCAGGCCTGCTGCTCGAAGAGGCAGATGTCCCGGGCCAGGTCGGTCAGGGTCTGCTCGTCCGCCCAGGTGTCCCGCGTGAGGTAGGCGAAGGAGATTTTGTGTCCCCACTCCACCAGACGGCACCCGGCCGGGACGTGGGCGGCGACGCCCTCGACGGCGGCCTCGCCGCCCCAGACGGCGACGGCGTCGGCGGGGGCGCACATCAGGCCCAGCCAGTCCCGGCGGGAGGAGGGGAAGCGCAGCACGATGATGCGCTCGGCGAGGGCGCCCGTCGGATCCTGCGCGGCGAGTTCGGCGAGGAGGTGCTGGGCGAGCAGGGTGTCGGCGCTGCTGGTCTTGAGGACGTTGACGTTGCCCGCGAGGAGTCCCTCGATCAGGCTGAGCGGGGCGACGGTGGCGGCGTTGCCGGGGGCTATGTGGGCGACCAGGCCGACGGGCGCCCAGGCCTCGTAGACCGTCTCCTTGGCGTCGGGGCGGGTCAGCCGCTGCGGGGCGGTGCCTCCCAGCTCGCGGTGGAGCTTGCGGGTGAGGGAGCCACGGCCGAGGAAGGCGGCGAGCTCGGCGAAGAGCTCCTCGGTCGCCGGGCCGTCAGCCCCGGTGCCCGCGCCGCCCTCCACGGGCAGGTGCGGGACCAGCCGCTCCCGGACGGGGTGGCCGGGGTCGCGCAGGGCTTCGGCGAGGGCGTCGCAGGCGGCCAGGACCGTCTCGGTGTCCAGCGGTGCGGCGAGTGCGGCCTCCACGGCGGCGGGCAGCGCGGCCAGGCGGTCGGCGGCCTCGGCGTCGCCGATGAAGGCGCCCTGCCAGTAGTGCTCGGTGGTGGTGTCGGTCATGACATTCCCTTCATCAGTTCGGCGGCGGCCACGGCACAGCTGCGGTTGCGGCTGACACCGGCGCGGCCGTGGATCGTGAACCACGGGGTGGACAGCTCGCATCCGCACTCCTCGCCCGGGTGGAGCGAGGCCAGGTCGCCCATGACGACGCTCTGTGCCGGTACGGAGGTGATGTACGGGGACACCAGGTGCAGGTAGCCGCGCTCGCCGTACGGGAGCGGTTCGAGCGTGCGGGTGGAGCGGACGAACACGCGGGACCAGACGGGGGCGTGGAGGTTGTGCCGCGCGCACTCGATGTACGGGATGCAGTGCTCGACGGATCCGAAGGTGTCGCGGATCCGCTCGGACGGGATGCCGAGCTGCTCGGTGACGCGGGCGTACAGCTCGTGCTTGCCGATCTGCCGGTCGGTGTGGCCCTTCCAGCCCCCGCCGAGGATGACCAGGGACCCTTCCGGCAGTTCCAGCGGCGCCAGGCCCATGGCGCGCATCCGCTCCAGGGTGAACCAGAGGAACGCCGGGAAGCCGAGGATGCGCACGGGGGCGTCCTCCTCGGCGAAGCGGCGCAGTGCGGCGACGCAGCCGAAGGGGTCGAACTCGTGCCCGTTGCCGGTGGTGCGCAGCGCGTACTCGACCTGCCGGGCCGGGGCGAAGTCGCACAGGTAGTTGTCGGTGAACGAGGTGCCCAGGTTGAGGTCGCGTGCGGGCTCGTAGCTGTAGAGCAG
Protein-coding sequences here:
- a CDS encoding NADP-dependent oxidoreductase; amino-acid sequence: MKMRAVILSEYGGSDVLRVAEVPTPRPGDGQIRIRVAAAALNPADALIRSGALASRVPAQEHYVPGLDVAGTVDALGGGVRGFAVGDAVIGLSDWPDTQAGTHAEYVVLPATAVAAAPRHASPVQAATLPLNGLTAWQALDLLAAADGATVAVTGAAGAVGGYLVELAAARGLRVVAVAGSQDQELVRELGATLFVPRSEDPAAAIRATVPGGVTGLIDAAALGGSVIGAVEDGGTFVSVRGAGPAAERGIRVSQVRVHSDAVQLAELAALADAGGVTLRVDRTMPFAEAAAAHDALASRGLRGRIVLVPQWN
- a CDS encoding amidohydrolase family protein: MAGVNLVFGSDLLGPLHSAQLEEFTLRAEVQPAADVIRSATSTAARLLRMEGEIGTLAPGAHADLLVVDGAPWRTSPSSPVPSATFGTWSKPVPSSEKPVVATGGR
- a CDS encoding acyl-CoA reductase, which codes for MTDTTTEHYWQGAFIGDAEAADRLAALPAAVEAALAAPLDTETVLAACDALAEALRDPGHPVRERLVPHLPVEGGAGTGADGPATEELFAELAAFLGRGSLTRKLHRELGGTAPQRLTRPDAKETVYEAWAPVGLVAHIAPGNAATVAPLSLIEGLLAGNVNVLKTSSADTLLAQHLLAELAAQDPTGALAERIIVLRFPSSRRDWLGLMCAPADAVAVWGGEAAVEGVAAHVPAGCRLVEWGHKISFAYLTRDTWADEQTLTDLARDICLFEQQACSSPQVVYLDTEDAGELHACAERLAAALAARPAPAEVELDPAEYAELTTTEHLARLEEHLGFTRVLAAPDGTWRVIADTRPALTASPLHRSVWVKPLPRKNLIATLRPMRRYLQTAGIAGSPTDTAELSALVLAAGATRVTPIGAMTAGYSGEPHDGVYALQRYSRRVAVQADRRFAATACLDDLARPVAFPAPAGPLLDKAAVQELNRGVDRGDAELYFRSGGSTGTPALSLFTYEDYDTQMHAAARGLLAAGYDPARDRTANLFYCGGMYGGFISFFSILERLGGVQMPMAAGPDHRATAEMIIAYEVDTLFGMPSYLWQLLHEASDLLRSYGGIRKIYYGGEHFTEEQRRTLTETYGIEVIRSITYGSTDLGPLGYQCTHSTGSVHHLHADLHTLEIVEIDADRPVAPGETGRLVFTTRARRGQHLDRYVIGDLGRALPGRCPCGSHAPRFELLGRLGEVMRVATYFLNHRRFVAIAEERLHYSGEIQTVLTSGPVREVLTLRMERTDTLDPTAAHDAFLAAYPEVRSAVSEQLLDFAVEPVHGSALDRTPTSGKLRAVVDRRHEARDGHRPARP
- a CDS encoding acyl-protein synthase codes for the protein MNPHLAPVGVPDATALARVQQLCDLTAPYASGPAEEELFAAAMAEINAWHRDRSPFFRSLYDGERPDTPYEAPLVHANFFKRHEVLSIPRDDVHLHLTSSGTTGQKSQMFFDEWTIRSAQRMVARIFDHNGWIDPTQDVNYLLYSYEPARDLNLGTSFTDNYLCDFAPARQVEYALRTTGNGHEFDPFGCVAALRRFAEEDAPVRILGFPAFLWFTLERMRAMGLAPLELPEGSLVILGGGWKGHTDRQIGKHELYARVTEQLGIPSERIRDTFGSVEHCIPYIECARHNLHAPVWSRVFVRSTRTLEPLPYGERGYLHLVSPYITSVPAQSVVMGDLASLHPGEECGCELSTPWFTIHGRAGVSRNRSCAVAAAELMKGMS